The genomic DNA CTTCTGCAGTTCACTACATATCATATGGCTCAAAGGGTTTAATAATTACACCTTATGGTGACTACTGGAAATTTGTGAAGAAGATATGCATGTCAGAGCTTCTTGGTGGAAGAACCCTCGATCAACTTCGTCCCTTGAGGCAACAAGAGACTCTAAGATTTCTTAGACTTTTGGATAAGAAAGGGGAAGCCGGTGAAGCCGTTGATATTGGCGGCGAGCTGTTGACTCTATCCAATAGCATTATAACAAGGATGACAATGAGAAAAACTTTTGGTTCTAAGAATGATATTTGTGAAGTTAAGGACATTCGGAAGATGGTGACAGACACTGCCGAGCTTGCAGGGAAGTTTAATGTGTCggattttatttggttttgtaaGAATTTGGATTTTTATGGAATGAATAAAAGGCTTAAAAGAATTAGGGACAGGTTTGACAAAATGATGGAGAGAGTGACAAAAGAGCATCTagaggaaaagaagaaaagaggtgAAGGTGCTCATCATGTTAGGGATCTACTTGATATATTGTTGGAAATACAAGAAGATGAGAGCAATGAAATCAAATTGACCAGTGAGAATGTCAAGGCTTTCATCTTGGTAAGTCATCTAAATTCCATATTATTCGTTAAAAAATAGCGAATGCAATACAATTAAAAATCAAGAATTATGACGTTTCAAGTCATGTTACTTAAGAACGAAGTTTAGAATAGCGCGTAGTTGCAGGAACGATTGCGGTTGTACTGcaatttttgaatattatgAAGAATCACAGTCAAATATGAATATGATCGATTTGGCCAAGCATAAATTGCTCTTTTGTTGTGATTCAACTAATTTCTGAGTATTGCATTTTGTTCAATGTACATATTATATACTTTGAGATGCATTTCCTCCGTGATTGACcaaacaattaatcataataataataaaaataaaatgcagcAGAGCAACCATGAAGGAGcagaaaatgaattatatatccTTTATTTCCCATGCTTTAATTTGTAATAgaactaattaattaaactatATGTATCTTATAAATATTATGGTTGATGCAGGACATATTTATGGCAGGAACCGACACATCTGCTATAACAATCGAATGGGCTATAGCTGAGTTAATAAACAATCCACATGTGATGGAGAAAGCAAGACAAGAGATTGATTCAGTAACTGGAAAGAGTAGATTAATACAAGAATCGGATATTCCGAATCTTCCATATATAAGAGCTATAGTGAAAGAAACACTAAGAATTCACCCTACAACACCCACTATAGTGAGAGAATCATCTGAAAGTTGCAACATTTATGGTTATGAGTTTCCAGCAAAGACCGTTTTATTTGTTAACTTATGGTCGATGGGCAGGGACCCGAACCTGTGGGAAAACCCACTTGAGTTCAGGCCAGAGAGGTTTATGAGTGAGGAAGATAATAAGTTCGATGCGAGGGGACAAAATTTCCAACTTATGCCATTTGGAAGTGGTAGAAGGGCTTGCCCTGGTGCCACTTTAGCACTTCAAGTTGTTCCCACAAATCTTGCTGCAATGATTCAGTGTTTTGAATGGAATGTTGATGGTAATGGGAAAGTTAACATGGAAGAGAAATCCGCTGTAACCCTTCCAAGGGCTCATCCTTTGATTTGTGTTCCTGTGCCCCGTTTTAATACCATTCCTTCTTGTGAATGAACATATAGGTGATTGAGCACACAGGAGAATCCTCAGTTGCATGTGTTCCCCATCACGATCATTATATTATCTCTATCAACTTTCACTCTGAAATTACATGTCATGTATTGGTGTATTTGTGTTTATATTCTTAATCTTAATACTTTGAGAATTAAGATAGGATTGACGGCGTAACTTGTTGGCAGCTTGACTTCCATTTAGATATATAGATGaaatttggaaaagaaaaaaattgttatattgctttaaaaaaaatgagaattgtGATGATCAATTGTGAAGTGCCAAGTATCTACCGTTGTTAACGCTTATATGGTCGTGCTCATGTTATCATAACAGAccaaatttggtttttttgccCGGACAATGTAGTTCTAAAAGTAATTTTCTATTCCAACATGATTCAGACACTAAATTAAGTACTCCACGATATTCGTCCTACGTGCCAGACCGAGATAAGGTGTGATGCCTTTTCGCAAACTACGAGATCAAATTATGATTAGGTATAAACAATAACCAAATAGACCTTTTGATGTCTGGACATCCACCCCAGTCTGAATCATTGTAAAAGATAAGCTTATTGATGGAGGAAGGATACACGTGAAGGCTGGGATCAATAATGCCCTGAATATAGTGAATGACGCGCTTCAATGCCGACATATGttgtgtttttggattacgtaaGGTGTTTGTTTGAGGTATAGAGACTTGGATGTGTCACTATGTGAGTTTTAGAGGAAAGTTACTTCCAAAACGCATATGAGCATATTGATATATGTTGTTCTATTAGTTACATGTTGCTCAGGTCGCACTTATAGTTTGAAGCGGTCGGGACTTAAGATTATTAGTAACTCatgatatagatattaaaacaTTAAATCAAAAGGGGGATGGAAGTACGTCAGTTGAGCGTTGGAACAAAAGGGGGGGTGTACCTGCAGACACTCCAACCCGAGTCAGTAGAGGTTTAGAATGGGGGTTTGAGAGTGAAAGAGATTCTACCTTGGAGGATGCGAGGATCCTCCTATTTATAGAGGAGGTGGGTGAAtgcagagccgttgtaatggcacacGTGTGTTCGGCGGTTATAAAATCGAAGGAAGTGTAACCGCCGAACGAGGGGAAAGAGACGagggtttaataaaaaaaatcactgctattaatttttttttctaaagttgATTCTACCCTGCTTTAACTCGAATCTTTTGCTAAACATGCTTGAGAAATGCCATATGCTTCAAGTTCTTATAATTCAGAGCAATAAGGTTTGTCTAGTTTTTGAGTTTAATTGAATCAATCTTTGGTCTGCCTATGTATCCATGTATTTATCTATCTaaacacacaattttttttttatttttttattgatctaGTTAGTTCCTCATTATAACACCTAATTGGGATGGGGCCTCTGTACTAAACTAAGTTTCTTATTAAACaatgtttgtttaggatttcaAGCTTTGCAAGATTATTTATTaagttgaagaaaatgatgGCCTAACTTGCTTACTAAAATTCAAGCAAAAACTTGTGCATTCCATGCAACTTAGTGATATTTGGCTGTATAATCTTGTTATTATTTCTACCAATTACCAAATCTTCGTTTAATTGAGGCATTGATGTTCACTTTGATGAATTCACATCACCTTTATCAATGGAGCaagtttatgttataatttggTTTTGATCATTGTATTCATGAAATTGATAGATTTTCTCGAAAAcctaaaatagaagaaaattttATCAAGTCACTATGTGGGCACCCCACCCCAATCTTATCACCTCATCATTTGAGTTTTATAGGAGAAGACTCACATGTTCCATCTaggtaaaattttaaataataaaaccTACAAGATCTGGTTGGAATAAAAAGAGAGATTTCtccatttatatttaaaatttgagaaagtaaaaaaaaaaaaaatttgaatatatGTTTTACAAATGTGAATCAAAATGATGtgcaattattattttttcaatcttCAATGCACGTgctattattttactttattattattttttttcatattaattgatgaaatattGGGGTAAGAGTACAATTTagcattaaataaaattataaaaatcagGGGACAAAAAGGAGTTGATGTTGAGGAATTTAGAACAAGTTTTGAGCAATTCCTTTCATTCAAATAAAAGTGGTATctcaacatttaatgttacaatAAAATTGGGGGACAAAAGGAAATAGAAATCACAGCTCTTAGAAAAGTTGTCAACAATTTAACTCATTTAAAAGCCGCAATCTCAACTTCAAATAAAGTTGATACTTAGAAGTATATAAGCACTATCATGGTGTTTCTTTCAGCAGAGGTGGGACTATTTTTAGTGTCCCTTTTCTTGCTTCTTTAAGTTTCAGTCGAGATGGAACATAAAAGAAGAATTCAGCAACAACTCATAATCATACCATAAGCAAGCATTTATCCATTGGACTCGTTCCTCTAAAATAAGTAATTCACTTTACATTATAAAATAGGTAATATTATCCATTAACTAATGAATCAGATATAAATTTCGTAAATACATCGTAAGAAATCATGAGTTTAtgaaaatacttataaaaaatcATTACACCGAGCTTTCTTTTTTGAATTCGGGTTCCCAAGGTATTGATGAGAGCATTTTTTTTCCTCGAATCATGTTATCTGACGTCCTTCCTGACGAGACCTTTTTCAAAGtcaaatgatgtatgtggttaaaTGTGTATGTAGTTATTTtcagcatatatatatatatattacagtGACATGTTCTCATTATAACTAAACAATGACTTTTTCAATTCATCTTCTCTAATGGGTAAATTGAATAtgacaacataaaaaataaaaaaaaaaataaaaattgctttTGTATTGCATGGTTAAGAAACTAAGTTTACTTTCACATTTAATGTAACATGCTATCAAATGTAAGTTTAGGCGGCATGATTTAAAAGTATCCAGGAACAAAGTCATCCAATCAAACATGGCACCAGGACCCTACTAAGTAAGTCTCTAATGGATCATGCTTTTTCAGATGCACATAAAATATTGTCACATTTAACAAAATCATTATAAAatacatttcatatttattagtATCTTATGTATAATTCgcaaccaaaaaaacaaacaatgcaCAAGTTATATTGTTCAATGGGGTTAGGAACAAGCAGTCCATGGTGGATATCAACGGTCATTGAAAATGCTAGTATGCCAATTATTATACTAGATCATCTAGACTGGGCGTTGCAcggtttaaaattatattttgtcgGATTTTAAAGTGATATActcattccctcaaaaaaaaaaagtgatatactcatattttttaaattttgtttcctTTAATTTGTAAGGATAAAAGcatattgaattaatttttaacaGTCCTAGGTTTTAGAAAGCAATAAGCATTGGTTTTTTCCCGAcagtttttattaatattaacaatcggagcacgattttgTGGATAAAGGTCAATTCGTACTGTGTACAAACAACAGTTCGGGGCACAAAATTTTTCGGGATATAAGCATTATTCAAGGCTTCGCTCTTCATGTTGTGAGGTGACTTGAGAAATTAAAGGAAGTAACTTTggctatgtttggattggtggtatgtgatggaatggaatggaatggagtggTACATAATtatattccattgtttggatttgCAAAAAGTGACTCGAGTGGAATGGAATACAATGGAACTCATTCCATCCAA from Medicago truncatula cultivar Jemalong A17 chromosome 8, MtrunA17r5.0-ANR, whole genome shotgun sequence includes the following:
- the LOC25502771 gene encoding cytochrome P450 93A3, translated to MRRGMRIDQVLFHLEIEPGILRVCPWRELLATGAQTTWNKNHHLTPPTPPSLPIIGHIHLLSKLLHQSFHNLSIHYGPIMQLFLGSVPCIVTSSPKIAKEFLKTHETSFSNRFTTSAVHYISYGSKGLIITPYGDYWKFVKKICMSELLGGRTLDQLRPLRQQETLRFLRLLDKKGEAGEAVDIGGELLTLSNSIITRMTMRKTFGSKNDICEVKDIRKMVTDTAELAGKFNVSDFIWFCKNLDFYGMNKRLKRIRDRFDKMMERVTKEHLEEKKKRGEGAHHVRDLLDILLEIQEDESNEIKLTSENVKAFILDIFMAGTDTSAITIEWAIAELINNPHVMEKARQEIDSVTGKSRLIQESDIPNLPYIRAIVKETLRIHPTTPTIVRESSESCNIYGYEFPAKTVLFVNLWSMGRDPNLWENPLEFRPERFMSEEDNKFDARGQNFQLMPFGSGRRACPGATLALQVVPTNLAAMIQCFEWNVDGNGKVNMEEKSAVTLPRAHPLICVPVPRFNTIPSCE